One part of the Rutidosis leptorrhynchoides isolate AG116_Rl617_1_P2 chromosome 1, CSIRO_AGI_Rlap_v1, whole genome shotgun sequence genome encodes these proteins:
- the LOC139870576 gene encoding uncharacterized protein, with the protein MENKKKSFFAVLSFLLILLISFNGASIFSINIPYPENVAGAGNSRNLVSTSSSFSNMMYAVEEENPSLKLNTHFRFHENTVVGAGDVAGDSVRLINVPHSMEDVQRKHQSIPVKDVILNTHLPLLRKSHSLPLESEDFPVKNKKILEALTFLESFDPLRRGEFRSRVKEFFSKNETSCKVRFFMTWISSLNSFSKKEYNTIETLFKTHPNGCLLIVSNSMDSVKGRQILNPFLEKGFRVTAISPDLKYLFKNTMAESWFVKLIKGEVNVGYVPLGQNLSNLLRYCLLYKYGGVYIDTDVIVLKSFTKLKNSIGAQTLDLNSKKWSRLNNAVMVFDKRHPLVYKFIKEFALTFDGNKWGHNGPYLVSRVVSRLEGRPGYNFTVLPPMAFYPVNWNRVRNLFRGAKNETDAKWLRGKLRQIWNQSYAVHLWNKQSRKLHIEEGSIVGKILLTHCVFCNSSTNTL; encoded by the coding sequence ATGGAGAATAAGAAAAAATCTTTCTTTGCCGTTTTATCCTTTCTTTTAATTCTTTTAATTTCTTTCAATGGAGCTTCTATATTCTCCATAAATATACCATACCCGGAAAATGTAGCCGGCGCCGGAAATTCAAGAAACTTGGTTTCTACTTCATCATCATTCTCAAACATGATGTATGCAGTTGAAGAAGAAAACCCATCTCTAAAATTGAACACCCATTTCAGATTCCATGAAAACACGGTGGTCGGTGCCGGCGACGTCGCCGGAGATTCTGTAAGATTAATCAATGTACCACACTCAATGGAGGATGTCCAACGGAAACATCAATCTATACCAGTAAAGGATGTAATTTTAAATACCCATTTGCCCCTTTTACGTAAATCTCACAGTTTACCTCTTGAATCTGAAGATTTCCcggtaaaaaacaaaaaaattctgGAAGCGTTGACTTTTCTAGAATCGTTTGACCCGCTCCGGCGAGGTGAATTCCGGTCAAGAGTGAAGGAATTCTTTAGCAAGAATGAAACTTCTTGCAAGGTTCGTTTCTTTATGACTTGGATTTCATCATTGAATTCATTTAGTAAAAAAGAATACAATACAATTGAAACATTATTCAAAACACACCCAAATGGGTGTCTGTTAATTGTATCAAATTCAATGGATTCAGTTAAAGGAAGGCAGATTCTAAACCCCTTTCTTGAAAAAGGGTTTCGAGTTACCGCAATTTCGCCTGATTTAAAGTACTTATTCAAGAACACAATGGCAGAATCTTGGTTTGTAAAGTTAATCAAAGGTGAGGTCAATGTTGGTTATGTCCCATTAGGTCAAAACTTATCGAATTTACTTCGATATTGTTTGTTGTATAAATATGGTGGTGTCTATATTGATACTGATGTCATTGTGTTAAAAAGCTTCACTAAGTTAAAGAATTCAATTGGAGCACAAACATTGGATTTAAATTCAAAGAAATGGAGTAGGTTGAATAATGCAGTTATGGTATTTGATAAAAGGCATCCATTAGTTTATAAGTTTATCAAAGAATTCGCATTAACTTTCGATGGCAACAAATGGGGTCACAACGGTCCATACTTGGTTTCAAGGGTAGTTTCAAGACTTGAAGGTAGACCTGGTTATAACTTTACAGTTTTACCTCCAATGGCGTTTTATCCGGTGAATTGGAATAGGGTTCGAAATCTTTTTCGTGGGGCTAAAAATGAGACTGATGCAAAATGGTTAAGAGGTAAACTTAGGCAAATTTGGAATCAAAGTTATGCTGTTCATCTTTGGAATAAGCAGAGTCGAAAGCTTCATATCGAAGAAGGCAGCATTGTGGGCAAGATTTTATTGACACATTGTGTTTTCTGCAATTCGTCGACAAACACATTGTGA
- the LOC139899904 gene encoding uncharacterized protein yields the protein MALIGKWWWRFKTETTFLWVKVISSIYETSGGLFGDDSLHTDSFKSVWNDIIKTGFDINEIGLPFRNFFVKELGNGGSTSFWNDSWNGNEVLKTKFKRLSRLDSDINASVKDRVIWGGTRGVGNWSWTREPFGRAMDELHTLNGIISGAVLNAKKIDTWRWSSGSNGVFNTKALTDMINSKLLTSSDTNCETLRNKLVPKKVEVFVWRARKLRLPVLMELDKRGIDLHSVRCPLCDDDVETFNHSLILCINAFEVWCKVFD from the coding sequence ATGGCTTTgattggcaagtggtggtggaggtttaaaaccgaaaccaccTTCTTGTGGGTCAAGGTTATTTCAAGTATTTACGAAACTTCGGGGGGTCTTTTTGGGGATGATTCATTACATACCGATTCCTTCAAATCAGTGTGGAATGACATTATAAAAACCGGTTTTGATATTAATGAGATTGGTCTTCCCTTTCGAAATTTTTTTGTCAAAGAACTAGGTAATGGCGGCTCTACTTctttttggaatgattcgtggaatgGAAATGAGGTGCTCAAAACCAAATTCAAAAGGCTTTCGAGACTAGACTCTGACATAAACGCTTCGGTAAAAGATCGGGTCATTTGGGGCGGGACTAGGGGTGTGGGTAATTGGTCTTGGACAAGAGAACCATTCGGACGTGCAATGGACGAGCTTCATACTTTAAACGGAATAATCTCGGGTGCGGTTTTAAATGCAAAAAAGATAGATACTTGGAGATGGTCATCGGGTAGCAATGGGGTCTTCAACACAAAAGCACTTACAGATATGATCAACTCGAAACTTCTAACTTCAAGTGATACAAATTGTGAGACCTTACGCAACAAGCTTGTACCAAAAAAGGTGGAGGTATTTGTTTGGAGAGCAAGGAAATTACGTCTTCCGGTTTTGATGGAACTTGATAAAAGAGGCATTGACCTACATTCGGTACGATGTCCGTTATGCGATGATGATGTTGAGACGTTCAACCACTCACTAATTTTGTGTATAAATGCTTTCGAGGTTTGGTGCAAAGTCTTTGATTAG